A single region of the Micropterus dolomieu isolate WLL.071019.BEF.003 ecotype Adirondacks linkage group LG02, ASM2129224v1, whole genome shotgun sequence genome encodes:
- the LOC123984521 gene encoding uncharacterized protein LOC123984521 isoform X2, with translation MLSQHGGTQLHATHSALPNFRSLSQSINPGPWKEITGLEIEVQIQWTFQLCKNDGVMLMENLDLGRPQVHHAQDPLQFGNQEKVGVEYAILYLLHRAYSHLDKASGAVRMTFFDFSSVFDTIRPLLREKLTEMRVDPRLVTWITDYLTERPQYVRLKGHTSDTVVSSIGAPQGTVLSPVLFTLYTSDFQYNTGLCHIQKYSDDTVIVSCIKDGQEEEYRSLVVDFVRWCRTNRLQTKDMVVDFRRKKPHLQPLSVEASVLFYAVVCWGRSSKKRDAGRLDRLVRRAGSVVGSELDSLVTVAERRTLDKLLSTLDNAHHPLHNTFIGQRSVQWQTAVPARLHQQTYKLFRPPHQTVQQLPVMVGRTIDKRTISTSISTPFCTVYCFCTVLLCYKLFSF, from the exons ATGTTGTCCCAACATGGAGGCACCCAACTGCATGCAACTCACTCCGCTCTACCT aatttTAGAAGCCTTTCACAGTCAATAAATCCTGGACCATGGAAAGAGATAACTGGTTTGGAAATAGAGGTACAGATACA ATGGACATTCCAGCTTTGCAAAAATGATGGTGTTATGCTGATGGAAAATTTGGACCTTGGCAG ACCCCAGGTTCACCATGCACAAGATCCACTGCAGTTTGGAAACCAGGAGAAGGTGGGTGTGGAGTATGCCATCCTCTATCTGCTCCACAGGGCCTACTCACATCTGGACAAGGCGAGCGGCGCTGTGAGAATGACGTTTTTTGATTTCTCCAGCGTCTTCGACACCATCCGGCCACTCCTAAGAGAAAAGCTGACAGAGATGAGGGTGGACCCACGCTTGGTGACATGGATTACGGACTACCTCACAGAGAGACCACAGTACGTCAGACTGAAGGGCCACACGTCAGACACTGTGGTCAGCAGCATTGGAGCACCACAGGGGACCGTGCTCTCTCCCGTCCTCTTCACCTTGTACACATCTGACTTCCAGTATAACACCGGGCTCTGCCACATACAGAAATACTCAGACGATACTGTGATAGTTAGCTGCATCAAggatggacaggaggaggagtacaGGAGCCTGGTAGTGGACTTTGTGAGGTGGTGCAGGACCAACCGTCTGCAGACCAAGGATATGGTGGTGGACTTCAGAAGGAAGAAACCACATCTCCAACCTTTGTCTGTGGAGGCCAGTGTCCTCTTTTATGCTGTAGTTTGCTGGGGAAgaagcagcaagaagagagacgccggtcgactggacagactggtgaggagagctggctcagtggtgggctcagagctggactctctggtgacagtggcagaaagaaggaccctggacaaactgctgtccaCACTGGACAACGCCCACcaccctctgcacaacaccttcaTCGGACAGAGGAGTGTTCAGtggcagactgctgtccctGCCCGgctccaccaacagacttaTAAACTCTTTCGTCCCCCCCATCAGACAGTACAACAGCTCCCAGTCATGGTAGGGAGGACAatagacaaaagaacaatttctaCCTCAATCAGCACTccattttgcactgtttactgtttttgcactgttttactgtgttataagttattttcattttaa
- the LOC123984521 gene encoding uncharacterized protein LOC123984521 isoform X3 translates to MFRAYRTNCSIKGEDHLCGRFVCCPNMEAPNCMQLTPLYLWTFQLCKNDGVMLMENLDLGRPQVHHAQDPLQFGNQEKVGVEYAILYLLHRAYSHLDKASGAVRMTFFDFSSVFDTIRPLLREKLTEMRVDPRLVTWITDYLTERPQYVRLKGHTSDTVVSSIGAPQGTVLSPVLFTLYTSDFQYNTGLCHIQKYSDDTVIVSCIKDGQEEEYRSLVVDFVRWCRTNRLQTKDMVVDFRRKKPHLQPLSVEASVLFYAVVCWGRSSKKRDAGRLDRLVRRAGSVVGSELDSLVTVAERRTLDKLLSTLDNAHHPLHNTFIGQRSVQWQTAVPARLHQQTYKLFRPPHQTVQQLPVMVGRTIDKRTISTSISTPFCTVYCFCTVLLCYKLFSF, encoded by the exons ATGTTTCGAGCTTATCGAACGAATTGCTCAATCAAAG GGGAAGACCATCTTTGTGGCCGATTTGTATGTTGTCCCAACATGGAGGCACCCAACTGCATGCAACTCACTCCGCTCTACCT ATGGACATTCCAGCTTTGCAAAAATGATGGTGTTATGCTGATGGAAAATTTGGACCTTGGCAG ACCCCAGGTTCACCATGCACAAGATCCACTGCAGTTTGGAAACCAGGAGAAGGTGGGTGTGGAGTATGCCATCCTCTATCTGCTCCACAGGGCCTACTCACATCTGGACAAGGCGAGCGGCGCTGTGAGAATGACGTTTTTTGATTTCTCCAGCGTCTTCGACACCATCCGGCCACTCCTAAGAGAAAAGCTGACAGAGATGAGGGTGGACCCACGCTTGGTGACATGGATTACGGACTACCTCACAGAGAGACCACAGTACGTCAGACTGAAGGGCCACACGTCAGACACTGTGGTCAGCAGCATTGGAGCACCACAGGGGACCGTGCTCTCTCCCGTCCTCTTCACCTTGTACACATCTGACTTCCAGTATAACACCGGGCTCTGCCACATACAGAAATACTCAGACGATACTGTGATAGTTAGCTGCATCAAggatggacaggaggaggagtacaGGAGCCTGGTAGTGGACTTTGTGAGGTGGTGCAGGACCAACCGTCTGCAGACCAAGGATATGGTGGTGGACTTCAGAAGGAAGAAACCACATCTCCAACCTTTGTCTGTGGAGGCCAGTGTCCTCTTTTATGCTGTAGTTTGCTGGGGAAgaagcagcaagaagagagacgccggtcgactggacagactggtgaggagagctggctcagtggtgggctcagagctggactctctggtgacagtggcagaaagaaggaccctggacaaactgctgtccaCACTGGACAACGCCCACcaccctctgcacaacaccttcaTCGGACAGAGGAGTGTTCAGtggcagactgctgtccctGCCCGgctccaccaacagacttaTAAACTCTTTCGTCCCCCCCATCAGACAGTACAACAGCTCCCAGTCATGGTAGGGAGGACAatagacaaaagaacaatttctaCCTCAATCAGCACTccattttgcactgtttactgtttttgcactgttttactgtgttataagttattttcattttaa
- the LOC123984521 gene encoding uncharacterized protein LOC123984521 isoform X4 has product MLMENLDLGRPQVHHAQDPLQFGNQEKVGVEYAILYLLHRAYSHLDKASGAVRMTFFDFSSVFDTIRPLLREKLTEMRVDPRLVTWITDYLTERPQYVRLKGHTSDTVVSSIGAPQGTVLSPVLFTLYTSDFQYNTGLCHIQKYSDDTVIVSCIKDGQEEEYRSLVVDFVRWCRTNRLQTKDMVVDFRRKKPHLQPLSVEASVLFYAVVCWGRSSKKRDAGRLDRLVRRAGSVVGSELDSLVTVAERRTLDKLLSTLDNAHHPLHNTFIGQRSVQWQTAVPARLHQQTYKLFRPPHQTVQQLPVMVGRTIDKRTISTSISTPFCTVYCFCTVLLCYKLFSF; this is encoded by the exons ATGCTGATGGAAAATTTGGACCTTGGCAG ACCCCAGGTTCACCATGCACAAGATCCACTGCAGTTTGGAAACCAGGAGAAGGTGGGTGTGGAGTATGCCATCCTCTATCTGCTCCACAGGGCCTACTCACATCTGGACAAGGCGAGCGGCGCTGTGAGAATGACGTTTTTTGATTTCTCCAGCGTCTTCGACACCATCCGGCCACTCCTAAGAGAAAAGCTGACAGAGATGAGGGTGGACCCACGCTTGGTGACATGGATTACGGACTACCTCACAGAGAGACCACAGTACGTCAGACTGAAGGGCCACACGTCAGACACTGTGGTCAGCAGCATTGGAGCACCACAGGGGACCGTGCTCTCTCCCGTCCTCTTCACCTTGTACACATCTGACTTCCAGTATAACACCGGGCTCTGCCACATACAGAAATACTCAGACGATACTGTGATAGTTAGCTGCATCAAggatggacaggaggaggagtacaGGAGCCTGGTAGTGGACTTTGTGAGGTGGTGCAGGACCAACCGTCTGCAGACCAAGGATATGGTGGTGGACTTCAGAAGGAAGAAACCACATCTCCAACCTTTGTCTGTGGAGGCCAGTGTCCTCTTTTATGCTGTAGTTTGCTGGGGAAgaagcagcaagaagagagacgccggtcgactggacagactggtgaggagagctggctcagtggtgggctcagagctggactctctggtgacagtggcagaaagaaggaccctggacaaactgctgtccaCACTGGACAACGCCCACcaccctctgcacaacaccttcaTCGGACAGAGGAGTGTTCAGtggcagactgctgtccctGCCCGgctccaccaacagacttaTAAACTCTTTCGTCCCCCCCATCAGACAGTACAACAGCTCCCAGTCATGGTAGGGAGGACAatagacaaaagaacaatttctaCCTCAATCAGCACTccattttgcactgtttactgtttttgcactgttttactgtgttataagttattttcattttaa
- the LOC123984521 gene encoding uncharacterized protein LOC123984521 isoform X1, with translation MFRAYRTNCSIKGIQFLKFLFQFFGAWADICNIFLGEDHLCGRFVCCPNMEAPNCMQLTPLYLWTFQLCKNDGVMLMENLDLGRPQVHHAQDPLQFGNQEKVGVEYAILYLLHRAYSHLDKASGAVRMTFFDFSSVFDTIRPLLREKLTEMRVDPRLVTWITDYLTERPQYVRLKGHTSDTVVSSIGAPQGTVLSPVLFTLYTSDFQYNTGLCHIQKYSDDTVIVSCIKDGQEEEYRSLVVDFVRWCRTNRLQTKDMVVDFRRKKPHLQPLSVEASVLFYAVVCWGRSSKKRDAGRLDRLVRRAGSVVGSELDSLVTVAERRTLDKLLSTLDNAHHPLHNTFIGQRSVQWQTAVPARLHQQTYKLFRPPHQTVQQLPVMVGRTIDKRTISTSISTPFCTVYCFCTVLLCYKLFSF, from the exons ATGTTTCGAGCTTATCGAACGAATTGCTCAATCAAAGGTATACAATTTCTTAAGTTTCTCTTTCAATTTTTTGGTGCTTGGGCTGACATTTGCAATATATTCCTAGGGGAAGACCATCTTTGTGGCCGATTTGTATGTTGTCCCAACATGGAGGCACCCAACTGCATGCAACTCACTCCGCTCTACCT ATGGACATTCCAGCTTTGCAAAAATGATGGTGTTATGCTGATGGAAAATTTGGACCTTGGCAG ACCCCAGGTTCACCATGCACAAGATCCACTGCAGTTTGGAAACCAGGAGAAGGTGGGTGTGGAGTATGCCATCCTCTATCTGCTCCACAGGGCCTACTCACATCTGGACAAGGCGAGCGGCGCTGTGAGAATGACGTTTTTTGATTTCTCCAGCGTCTTCGACACCATCCGGCCACTCCTAAGAGAAAAGCTGACAGAGATGAGGGTGGACCCACGCTTGGTGACATGGATTACGGACTACCTCACAGAGAGACCACAGTACGTCAGACTGAAGGGCCACACGTCAGACACTGTGGTCAGCAGCATTGGAGCACCACAGGGGACCGTGCTCTCTCCCGTCCTCTTCACCTTGTACACATCTGACTTCCAGTATAACACCGGGCTCTGCCACATACAGAAATACTCAGACGATACTGTGATAGTTAGCTGCATCAAggatggacaggaggaggagtacaGGAGCCTGGTAGTGGACTTTGTGAGGTGGTGCAGGACCAACCGTCTGCAGACCAAGGATATGGTGGTGGACTTCAGAAGGAAGAAACCACATCTCCAACCTTTGTCTGTGGAGGCCAGTGTCCTCTTTTATGCTGTAGTTTGCTGGGGAAgaagcagcaagaagagagacgccggtcgactggacagactggtgaggagagctggctcagtggtgggctcagagctggactctctggtgacagtggcagaaagaaggaccctggacaaactgctgtccaCACTGGACAACGCCCACcaccctctgcacaacaccttcaTCGGACAGAGGAGTGTTCAGtggcagactgctgtccctGCCCGgctccaccaacagacttaTAAACTCTTTCGTCCCCCCCATCAGACAGTACAACAGCTCCCAGTCATGGTAGGGAGGACAatagacaaaagaacaatttctaCCTCAATCAGCACTccattttgcactgtttactgtttttgcactgttttactgtgttataagttattttcattttaa